From a region of the Paenibacillus sp. R14(2021) genome:
- the ssuE gene encoding NADPH-dependent FMN reductase: MPKAILISGSPNPLSRLTGILNYAEKKLTELGWETTSLQVASLPADDLIQARFDSPAIVEANRLVEEANAVIIASPVYKAAYTGVLKTYLDLLPQKGLAGKVVLPLLIGGTPSHLLAIDFALKPLLSALQARHVEQGAYAVDSQIIRSEDGQFVLDEALTQRLDASIAAFAESTKLFARPSVISSS; encoded by the coding sequence ATGCCAAAAGCGATATTGATTTCCGGGAGCCCCAATCCGCTGTCTCGATTGACCGGCATACTGAACTATGCCGAGAAGAAGCTGACGGAGCTCGGCTGGGAGACAACCAGCCTGCAGGTGGCGTCGCTGCCCGCGGACGACTTGATCCAGGCCCGTTTCGACAGCCCGGCCATCGTGGAGGCGAACCGATTGGTTGAAGAAGCAAATGCCGTCATTATCGCAAGTCCTGTCTATAAAGCCGCGTACACAGGCGTTCTCAAAACCTACCTTGACCTGCTGCCGCAGAAAGGGCTGGCCGGCAAAGTCGTGCTGCCTCTTCTTATCGGTGGAACGCCCTCCCATCTGCTTGCGATCGATTTCGCGCTGAAGCCGCTGTTATCAGCCTTGCAAGCGCGCCATGTGGAACAAGGTGCCTACGCCGTCGATTCGCAAATTATCCGGTCGGAGGACGGTCAGTTCGTGCTTGACGAAGCATTGACCCAGCGGCTGGATGCATCCATCGCTGCTTTCGCGGAATCGACGAAATTATTTGCGAGGCCGTCTGTCATTTCAAGCTCGTAG
- a CDS encoding sulfonate ABC transporter substrate-binding protein, with the protein MSNNSAKQTFITVSLLLLALLVSACSSNSGSSAGSGDGAKTNAANTAAGTNADAGNQPKAWKEVHIGYQKYGTVNILKSQGTLDKRLEQEGYKVTWTEFPGGPQLLEALNVGSIDIGHTGEAPPIFAQAAGADLVYLAHEAPSPTSEGILVPKDSPVKSLADLKGKKVVLNKGSNVHYLLVKALEKAGLSYGDITTVFLPPGDARVAFEKGDVDAWVIWDPFLAAAQTATGAKLLADGKELVANQEFYLASRSFASANKPIVEAFLGELTKVDDWAAANQQEVAKQLSPQLGIDIPSLELAAGRRPYGVVAIDDAVIEAQQRIADTFFDLKLIPKAIQVKDAQLK; encoded by the coding sequence ATGTCCAACAATTCTGCAAAACAAACGTTTATTACGGTAAGTCTGCTTCTTCTCGCACTTCTTGTTTCGGCCTGCTCGTCCAATTCCGGTTCATCGGCCGGCAGCGGGGACGGTGCGAAGACGAACGCGGCCAATACGGCGGCAGGCACAAACGCTGATGCCGGCAATCAACCGAAGGCATGGAAGGAAGTGCATATTGGTTACCAGAAGTACGGTACCGTTAATATTTTGAAATCGCAGGGGACGCTCGATAAGCGTCTGGAGCAGGAAGGCTACAAGGTCACATGGACGGAATTTCCCGGCGGTCCTCAACTGCTGGAGGCGCTGAATGTGGGCAGCATCGACATCGGACATACGGGAGAAGCACCGCCTATTTTCGCGCAGGCGGCCGGCGCCGATTTGGTCTACTTGGCGCATGAAGCACCGAGTCCGACCAGCGAGGGCATTCTCGTACCGAAAGATTCGCCGGTTAAATCGCTCGCGGATCTCAAAGGCAAGAAGGTCGTGCTGAATAAAGGCTCCAACGTCCACTATCTGCTCGTCAAAGCGCTTGAAAAGGCAGGACTGAGCTACGGCGATATTACGACCGTCTTCCTGCCGCCCGGCGATGCCCGCGTCGCATTTGAGAAAGGCGATGTGGATGCCTGGGTCATCTGGGACCCCTTCCTCGCCGCCGCACAAACCGCAACGGGTGCCAAGCTGCTCGCTGACGGCAAGGAATTGGTCGCGAACCAGGAGTTTTATCTGGCTTCCCGCAGCTTCGCGTCAGCGAACAAGCCGATTGTCGAAGCGTTTCTCGGTGAGCTGACGAAGGTAGACGATTGGGCTGCTGCCAATCAGCAAGAAGTCGCGAAGCAGCTCTCGCCGCAGCTCGGCATCGACATCCCGTCGCTGGAGCTGGCGGCCGGCCGCAGACCCTACGGCGTCGTGGCCATCGACGATGCCGTGATCGAGGCACAGCAGCGCATTGCCGACACGTTCTTCGACCTTAAGCTGATTCCGAAGGCCATTCAGGTTAAAGACGCGCAGCTGAAGTAA
- the ssuD gene encoding FMNH2-dependent alkanesulfonate monooxygenase, translating into MELFWFIPLHGDGRYLGSSKGARQVDGAYMRQIAQAADSLGFSGVLLPTGTSCEDAWVAASSLISATERLKFLVAVRPGLMSPSLSARMAATFDRLSEGRLLVNVVTGGDPVELAGDGLFLSHDDRYALTSEFLEVWRRELSGEVVDFQGKHLRIEGGRAIYPPVQRPYPPLYFGGSSEAAVDVAAEHIDVYLTWGEPPGEVAAKIKRVREAAASRGRSVRFGIRLHVIVRETAEEAWAAADNLIRYVDDEAIEAAQRVFARYDSVGQQRMTRLNRGDRSSLEISPNLWAGVGLVRGGAGTALVGDPETVAQRIKEYSELGIDTFILSGYPHLEESYRVAELLFPLLPLSHSSAGSRPEGAPYGEIIANAIKPTELSSAR; encoded by the coding sequence ATGGAATTGTTCTGGTTTATTCCCTTGCATGGCGACGGACGTTATCTGGGCAGCAGTAAAGGCGCCCGGCAGGTCGACGGCGCTTATATGCGGCAAATTGCTCAAGCGGCGGACAGTTTAGGATTCAGCGGCGTGCTGCTCCCAACGGGAACTTCCTGCGAAGACGCTTGGGTAGCCGCATCGTCGCTCATATCGGCGACGGAACGGCTCAAGTTTCTCGTCGCCGTCCGCCCGGGCTTGATGTCGCCCTCGCTGTCCGCTCGCATGGCGGCTACGTTCGACCGGCTGTCGGAAGGGCGGCTGCTCGTCAATGTCGTAACCGGCGGCGACCCCGTCGAATTAGCCGGCGACGGTTTGTTTCTCAGCCACGATGACCGCTATGCGCTCACTTCGGAATTTCTAGAAGTTTGGCGAAGAGAACTGTCCGGCGAGGTCGTCGACTTTCAGGGCAAGCATCTGCGTATCGAAGGCGGGAGGGCAATCTATCCCCCTGTCCAAAGACCTTATCCGCCATTGTATTTCGGCGGATCGTCGGAAGCCGCGGTCGATGTGGCGGCCGAGCATATCGATGTGTATTTAACCTGGGGGGAGCCTCCGGGCGAAGTGGCTGCCAAAATCAAACGCGTCCGAGAAGCTGCCGCAAGCCGCGGGCGGAGCGTCCGCTTCGGTATCCGGCTGCATGTGATTGTTCGGGAGACCGCGGAGGAAGCGTGGGCAGCGGCAGACAATTTGATTCGTTATGTCGATGACGAAGCCATTGAGGCGGCGCAGCGCGTGTTTGCGCGGTACGATTCCGTCGGCCAGCAGCGGATGACGCGCTTGAACCGAGGCGACCGCTCCTCGCTCGAGATCTCGCCGAATTTGTGGGCCGGCGTCGGTCTTGTCAGGGGCGGTGCCGGAACGGCACTTGTCGGTGACCCGGAAACGGTTGCACAGCGGATCAAAGAATACAGCGAACTCGGTATCGATACGTTTATACTGTCTGGTTATCCGCATCTGGAAGAGTCGTACCGCGTTGCGGAGCTTCTGTTCCCGCTGCTGCCGCTGTCGCATTCTTCCGCGGGGAGCAGACCGGAGGGCGCGCCTTACGGCGAAATCATCGCAAACGCGATCAAGCCCACCGAGCTCTCTTCGGCGCGATGA
- the ssuC gene encoding aliphatic sulfonate ABC transporter permease SsuC — MRAQAVSKSSAWSKHGLPWLLPAVIVVVWQLLGELGFMSDRILPTPLSIGRAGWSLAESGVLFQYIGTSTQRALIGLVIGGAVGLFFGFLNGMIPVSEKLTDTSMQMLRTVPHLSLIPLVILWFGIGDEGKIFLVALGTVFPVYLNTLHGIRSVDPGLIEMGRTYGLNGWQLFRNVILPGALPSILVGVRFALGIMWLSLIVAETISADSGIGYMAMNAREFFQMDVVVLSIILYALLGKLSDWLARWMERSWLKWHPHFRQGR, encoded by the coding sequence ATGCGTGCTCAAGCTGTTTCCAAGTCTAGTGCTTGGTCCAAGCACGGCCTGCCATGGCTGCTGCCTGCCGTTATCGTCGTGGTCTGGCAGCTGCTCGGCGAACTAGGATTTATGTCGGATCGCATCCTGCCGACGCCGTTATCGATCGGGCGGGCAGGGTGGTCGCTTGCGGAAAGCGGTGTGCTGTTTCAGTATATTGGCACCAGTACGCAGCGGGCGCTGATCGGGCTCGTCATCGGCGGTGCAGTCGGTTTGTTCTTCGGGTTTTTGAACGGCATGATTCCGGTGTCGGAGAAGCTGACGGACACGAGCATGCAGATGCTGCGAACCGTTCCGCATCTGTCACTGATCCCGCTCGTCATTCTATGGTTCGGCATCGGCGACGAAGGCAAAATCTTTCTGGTTGCGCTTGGCACCGTCTTCCCGGTGTATCTGAATACGCTGCACGGCATTCGCTCCGTCGACCCAGGCTTGATTGAGATGGGAAGAACCTATGGGTTAAACGGGTGGCAGCTGTTCCGGAACGTCATTTTGCCGGGGGCGCTGCCGTCCATTTTAGTCGGCGTCCGCTTCGCGCTCGGCATTATGTGGTTGTCGCTTATCGTAGCCGAGACCATTTCCGCCGATTCCGGGATCGGCTATATGGCGATGAACGCACGCGAATTTTTTCAAATGGACGTCGTCGTCCTTAGCATTATTCTTTACGCGCTGCTTGGTAAGCTATCCGACTGGCTCGCGAGATGGATGGAAAGGAGCTGGCTGAAATGGCATCCGCACTTCCGGCAAGGCCGTTGA
- a CDS encoding ABC transporter ATP-binding protein — protein MASALPARPLIGELNELAAVEEKESREGHFPQPAPAFSEDESGKPFGAQVGLGRVSFSFGEKPIIRQLSAEIGEGEFVSIVGRSGSGKSTLLRLIAGLEEPGSGSIALDGVPSAGLRPDVRVMFQEARLLPWKSVLDNVRIGAPGGDRAKSEEALGLVGLASFAKSWPSDLSGGQRQRVALARALAGSPRLLLLDEPLGALDALTRIEMQQLIERLWRERRFTAVLVTHDVSEAVALGDRVMLVEDGAISLDVSVSLPRPRERDQSFAYYERHILDRVMTKSAEERHAGIGQGYII, from the coding sequence ATGGCATCCGCACTTCCGGCAAGGCCGTTGATCGGCGAATTGAACGAGCTTGCGGCCGTAGAGGAGAAGGAGTCCCGGGAGGGACATTTCCCGCAGCCGGCGCCTGCTTTCTCCGAGGATGAGAGCGGGAAGCCGTTTGGCGCTCAAGTCGGGCTCGGCCGCGTGTCGTTCTCCTTTGGTGAGAAGCCCATTATCCGGCAATTGAGTGCTGAGATCGGTGAGGGCGAATTCGTCTCCATCGTTGGGCGAAGCGGCAGCGGCAAGAGCACGCTGCTTCGTCTCATTGCCGGATTGGAGGAGCCGGGGAGCGGGAGCATCGCCTTGGACGGCGTTCCTTCCGCGGGATTGCGACCGGACGTCCGCGTCATGTTTCAGGAGGCGCGTCTGCTGCCGTGGAAATCGGTACTCGACAATGTGCGCATTGGCGCGCCGGGCGGCGACCGGGCCAAGTCGGAGGAAGCGCTGGGACTGGTCGGGCTCGCGTCATTCGCAAAAAGCTGGCCGTCCGATCTCTCGGGCGGCCAGCGGCAGCGCGTGGCGCTGGCCCGCGCGCTTGCCGGCAGCCCGCGCCTGCTGCTGCTCGACGAGCCGCTTGGCGCCTTGGATGCGTTGACGCGCATCGAGATGCAGCAGTTGATCGAGCGGCTGTGGCGGGAGCGCCGGTTTACCGCCGTGCTCGTCACGCATGACGTCAGCGAGGCCGTCGCGCTCGGCGACCGCGTCATGCTCGTGGAGGACGGCGCGATTTCGCTCGACGTGAGCGTATCGCTGCCGAGGCCGAGAGAGCGCGATCAGAGCTTTGCCTACTATGAACGGCACATTTTGGACCGGGTGATGACGAAGTCGGCGGAGGAACGGCATGCGGGTATCGGTCAAGGTTATATCATTTAG
- the pepF gene encoding oligoendopeptidase F: MNQVPKRSETAPEDRWKLEDLFADQSAWDKEYTQAKEQMKQAEGFQGKLADASQLKACFELEDNLSLKVERLYVYANMKHHEDTAEPSFQALSDKSKKLSVETGEALSFITPEVLSLSDEALNGMIENAELAKYKQTLEEMRRQKAHVLSKTEEALLAQVGNISQAPGTIYSMLNNADLKFPKVKDENGEEVELTQGRYIQFLESKNREVREGAFKAMYDTYGKLKNTIASTLSANVTKNMFYARARKYPSTLEMSLYGDNIPKEVYTNLIGTIHKHLPLMHRYMELRKKLLKVDELHMYDLFAPLVDEFKMDITFEQAKETVKASLKPLGEDYLNVLQDGFDKSWIDVYENEGKRSGAYSWGAYGTHPYVLLNHKDNLNSMFTLTHEMGHALHSYYSDGNQDYRDAQYTIFLAEVASTLNEALLMDYMLKKSTDPKEKMYLLTYYADQFRTTVFRQTMFAEFEKIIHERAEEGGSLTPQDFSKIYYDLNKLYYGDGMVIDKDIEMEWARIPHFYTSFYVFKYATGFSAATSFSKQILEEGAPAVERYLGFLKSGGSDYSINILKKAGVDMSSPAPIEEAMSVFESLIEQMEKLTQ; this comes from the coding sequence ATGAACCAAGTACCAAAGCGTTCCGAAACTGCACCCGAAGACCGCTGGAAGCTAGAGGATTTGTTCGCCGATCAATCCGCATGGGACAAGGAATATACGCAGGCGAAGGAACAAATGAAGCAGGCTGAGGGTTTCCAGGGCAAGCTTGCCGATGCGTCGCAGCTCAAAGCCTGCTTCGAGCTCGAAGACAACCTGTCGCTCAAAGTCGAACGCCTCTACGTATATGCCAACATGAAGCATCACGAGGATACGGCAGAGCCTTCCTTCCAGGCCCTCTCCGATAAATCGAAAAAATTGAGCGTGGAGACCGGTGAAGCCCTTTCCTTCATTACGCCCGAGGTACTCAGTCTGTCCGATGAAGCGTTGAATGGTATGATCGAGAACGCGGAGCTGGCGAAATACAAACAGACGCTCGAGGAAATGCGCCGCCAGAAAGCCCATGTACTGTCCAAAACGGAAGAAGCGCTGCTGGCGCAGGTCGGCAACATCAGCCAGGCACCTGGCACGATCTACAGCATGCTGAACAACGCCGATCTCAAATTCCCGAAAGTCAAGGACGAGAACGGCGAAGAGGTTGAATTGACGCAGGGCCGCTACATACAGTTTCTGGAAAGCAAAAACCGCGAAGTGCGCGAAGGCGCGTTCAAGGCGATGTACGATACGTACGGCAAACTGAAGAACACGATTGCCTCCACGCTGAGCGCAAACGTAACGAAAAACATGTTCTATGCCCGCGCCCGCAAATATCCGTCGACGCTCGAAATGTCCCTATACGGCGATAATATCCCCAAAGAGGTATATACGAATCTGATCGGCACGATCCATAAGCATCTTCCGCTCATGCACCGCTATATGGAGCTTCGCAAGAAGCTGCTGAAGGTTGATGAGCTGCATATGTACGATCTGTTTGCGCCGCTGGTCGACGAGTTTAAGATGGACATTACGTTCGAACAGGCCAAAGAGACGGTCAAGGCAAGCTTGAAGCCGCTCGGCGAAGATTATCTGAACGTGCTGCAGGATGGGTTCGACAAGAGCTGGATTGACGTCTACGAGAACGAAGGCAAGCGCAGCGGTGCTTACAGCTGGGGCGCTTACGGCACGCACCCTTACGTGCTGCTGAACCACAAAGACAACTTGAACAGCATGTTCACGCTCACGCACGAAATGGGCCACGCCTTGCACTCGTACTACTCCGACGGCAATCAGGATTACCGCGACGCGCAGTATACGATCTTCCTCGCCGAGGTCGCTTCGACGCTGAACGAAGCCCTTCTCATGGATTACATGCTGAAGAAGTCGACGGATCCGAAGGAGAAAATGTACCTGCTTACCTACTATGCGGATCAATTCCGCACGACGGTTTTCCGCCAAACGATGTTCGCCGAGTTCGAGAAAATCATTCACGAACGCGCCGAAGAAGGCGGATCCCTCACACCGCAGGACTTCAGCAAAATCTACTATGACCTCAACAAGCTTTACTACGGCGACGGTATGGTCATCGATAAGGATATCGAGATGGAATGGGCGCGCATTCCGCATTTCTACACGAGCTTCTATGTGTTTAAATACGCGACGGGCTTCTCCGCAGCGACGAGCTTCTCCAAGCAGATCCTCGAAGAAGGCGCGCCTGCCGTGGAGCGCTACCTCGGCTTCCTGAAGAGCGGCGGAAGCGACTACTCCATCAACATCTTGAAGAAGGCCGGCGTCGACATGTCCTCGCCTGCGCCGATCGAAGAAGCGATGAGCGTATTCGAGAGCCTCATTGAGCAGATGGAGAAACTTACGCAGTAA
- a CDS encoding class I SAM-dependent methyltransferase: MNQGYEQIGVAVTCRSFEEYVRMFDLQENELIGRLLDIAGGASSFTADAAAKGLDAYAADPRFVYDHEQLTNEAKQEIADSSAKLQRLSGKFDLSYYGSMANHRAGREASLQRFAAHYADASVRAERYLAGKLPNLPFADAQFDVVFCSHFLFLYEEQFDYAFHRHALFEMMRICKPGGCIRIYPVVTLQWKPYTYMEELLQAIRERGGSPGFFRSKLPFIPGSELGLFVNL; this comes from the coding sequence ATGAATCAAGGGTATGAACAGATCGGCGTTGCGGTGACCTGCCGCAGCTTCGAGGAGTATGTGCGGATGTTCGATCTGCAGGAAAACGAGCTGATCGGCAGGCTGCTCGATATCGCGGGAGGAGCGTCTTCCTTCACGGCCGATGCTGCTGCCAAGGGGCTGGATGCTTATGCGGCAGATCCGAGGTTTGTTTACGATCATGAGCAGCTGACGAACGAGGCGAAGCAGGAGATTGCCGATTCCAGCGCAAAGCTGCAGCGATTGAGCGGTAAGTTCGACTTGAGCTATTATGGCTCGATGGCAAATCACCGTGCCGGAAGAGAGGCATCGCTGCAGCGCTTTGCCGCGCATTACGCCGATGCATCAGTGCGAGCGGAACGTTACTTGGCCGGCAAATTGCCGAATCTGCCCTTCGCGGATGCGCAATTCGATGTTGTATTCTGCAGTCACTTTCTGTTTCTGTACGAAGAGCAGTTTGACTATGCCTTTCATCGCCACGCGCTATTTGAAATGATGCGAATCTGCAAGCCCGGTGGCTGCATACGAATCTATCCCGTCGTGACACTGCAATGGAAGCCGTACACTTACATGGAAGAGCTGCTGCAGGCGATTCGCGAACGCGGCGGTTCTCCGGGTTTTTTTCGATCCAAGCTCCCTTTTATACCAGGATCAGAGCTTGGACTATTTGTCAACCTTTAA
- a CDS encoding cold shock domain-containing protein, producing the protein MKGTVKWFNAEKGYGFIQVENGEDVFVHYSAIQGEGFKSLDEGQSVEFDITQGNRGPQAANVTKL; encoded by the coding sequence TTGAAAGGAACAGTAAAATGGTTTAATGCAGAAAAAGGCTACGGATTCATTCAAGTGGAGAACGGCGAAGACGTGTTCGTTCATTATTCCGCCATTCAAGGCGAAGGCTTCAAGTCATTGGACGAAGGCCAGTCCGTCGAGTTCGACATTACACAAGGCAACCGCGGGCCGCAAGCCGCTAACGTCACCAAACTGTAA
- a CDS encoding MFS transporter, which produces MESLQSQVRSGSKQAPTGASARLGSGREVLMLRIFMYMVYTSQALVVSYFPLYFLDRGYTASQIGIIYSIGPFISIFANILFGTASDKFRTIKKIMTLLMFGQLIMVSLLFTTDAFIIVCLIMLAFYFFQTPVNPLSDSLILLSSQFTSKPYALIRIFGSLGFAFSAFLIGQLLKLTGTGATVPLAIVSIGLSLMMTFMLKDYQGASRKIDFSGFFKLIRKPSIIVYFAIILVVSISHRMYEGFLAVTMREMGASDSLVGTAWLTSAMSEIPVLFFLGKYGHKFKELPLLAIASLMYAVRFWLLSEITSPIWIIPIQAMHSITFGIYFVTALRYLTSIIPDEYRSSGQAIYAVVWSGFAGVVSGTVGGPIFEHFGKTAFFQLAMALALIASASFLIKHYTTRN; this is translated from the coding sequence ATGGAATCGTTACAATCACAGGTACGATCGGGCTCCAAGCAAGCGCCGACAGGCGCTTCTGCCAGGCTCGGGAGCGGACGCGAAGTGCTCATGCTTCGTATTTTCATGTACATGGTTTATACCAGCCAAGCGTTGGTCGTTTCCTACTTTCCGCTCTACTTTTTGGACAGGGGCTATACCGCCTCCCAGATCGGCATCATCTATTCCATCGGGCCGTTCATCTCGATCTTTGCCAACATCTTATTCGGCACCGCCAGTGACAAGTTCCGAACGATCAAGAAAATCATGACCCTGCTCATGTTCGGCCAATTAATCATGGTGTCGCTGTTATTTACGACGGATGCATTCATCATCGTCTGCCTCATAATGCTGGCGTTCTACTTCTTTCAGACACCTGTCAACCCGCTGAGCGACAGCCTTATCCTGCTCTCAAGCCAGTTTACGTCGAAGCCCTACGCACTCATCCGTATCTTCGGTTCACTCGGCTTCGCCTTCTCGGCCTTCCTCATCGGACAGCTGTTGAAGCTAACCGGCACAGGGGCAACGGTACCGCTCGCCATCGTCTCTATCGGTCTCTCGTTGATGATGACCTTCATGCTGAAAGACTATCAGGGCGCCAGCCGAAAAATCGACTTCTCCGGCTTCTTCAAGCTCATCCGCAAACCAAGCATTATCGTTTATTTTGCCATCATTCTAGTTGTTTCCATATCGCACCGGATGTACGAAGGCTTCCTGGCTGTCACGATGCGAGAGATGGGCGCCAGCGATTCGCTCGTCGGCACGGCTTGGCTAACCTCGGCCATGAGCGAAATACCTGTGCTCTTCTTCCTCGGCAAATACGGACACAAGTTCAAGGAGCTGCCGCTGCTTGCGATCGCCAGCTTGATGTATGCCGTCAGGTTCTGGCTGCTCAGCGAAATTACGTCGCCGATTTGGATCATCCCGATTCAAGCGATGCACAGCATTACGTTCGGCATTTATTTCGTAACGGCGCTGCGTTATCTAACCTCCATTATCCCGGACGAATACCGGTCCTCCGGGCAAGCGATCTACGCCGTGGTATGGAGCGGATTTGCCGGAGTCGTCAGCGGAACCGTCGGCGGCCCCATCTTCGAGCATTTCGGTAAAACGGCCTTTTTCCAGCTGGCTATGGCACTCGCACTTATTGCGTCTGCGTCATTTTTGATCAAACACTATACCACCCGAAATTAA
- a CDS encoding tetraprenyl-beta-curcumene synthase family protein: MLISAQARQVPKTPVTLMYRVYKYVLPEVRAELGRLRVIAERIPDDELRIQAIASMTSKQFHCEGGGIYAAANLNSRHILIPLIVCLQTISDYLDNLCDRSTSLDPDDFRLLHQSMLDAVDPDAPLRDYYALRTERDDGGYLHELVRTCQASIRQLPSYSAVQPYVSELVGLYGDLQVYKHIVKEKREPALLEWWGKHGYTVPHLHWNEFAAATGSTLGMFMLFLAASVEGCSPEEALEIRSAYFPHVCGLHIMLDYLIDQEEDRIGGDLNFCNYYSSQSQLVERIGDIVERARQDVNRLPVPRFHRMVIEGLLALYLSDPKVRGQQDVQLVSKRLMRRSPLTRLFFWGNSVVIRLRQSSN, translated from the coding sequence ATGCTTATTTCAGCGCAGGCCCGCCAAGTGCCAAAGACACCCGTTACCCTTATGTACAGGGTATACAAATATGTGTTGCCGGAAGTGCGTGCAGAGCTGGGGCGGTTAAGAGTCATCGCCGAACGTATTCCTGACGATGAATTACGCATACAAGCGATCGCTAGTATGACTAGCAAGCAGTTCCATTGTGAGGGCGGCGGCATTTATGCGGCTGCCAACTTAAACAGCAGACATATCTTGATTCCGCTAATTGTATGCCTGCAAACGATCAGCGATTATTTGGACAATCTGTGCGATCGCAGCACGTCGCTCGATCCGGATGATTTCCGGCTGCTGCATCAATCCATGCTGGATGCTGTTGATCCCGATGCGCCGCTGCGAGATTATTACGCGCTTCGGACGGAACGGGACGACGGGGGTTATCTGCATGAGCTTGTTCGCACTTGCCAAGCCTCCATACGGCAGCTGCCTTCTTATTCTGCCGTCCAGCCCTATGTGTCGGAGTTGGTTGGTCTGTACGGGGATTTGCAGGTGTACAAACATATTGTGAAGGAAAAGCGCGAGCCCGCCTTGCTGGAATGGTGGGGCAAGCACGGATATACCGTGCCGCATCTGCATTGGAATGAGTTTGCGGCTGCGACCGGTTCGACGCTCGGGATGTTCATGCTGTTTCTCGCTGCTTCCGTAGAGGGCTGTTCGCCCGAGGAAGCACTTGAAATCCGGAGTGCTTATTTTCCGCATGTTTGCGGCCTTCATATTATGCTCGATTATTTGATTGATCAGGAGGAAGATCGAATCGGAGGCGATTTGAACTTCTGTAATTACTATAGCAGTCAGAGCCAGCTTGTCGAACGAATCGGCGATATCGTCGAGCGTGCCCGGCAGGATGTCAATAGACTGCCCGTACCTAGATTTCACCGCATGGTTATAGAAGGACTGCTGGCCTTGTACCTGTCGGATCCCAAAGTGCGCGGACAGCAGGATGTACAGCTTGTATCCAAACGGCTTATGCGAAGAAGTCCATTGACGCGCTTATTCTTCTGGGGGAACAGCGTCGTTATTCGTTTGCGTCAATCTTCGAACTGA